In Brassica napus cultivar Da-Ae chromosome A3, Da-Ae, whole genome shotgun sequence, the sequence ACAAACTTCTTGGAATGGAAGAGAGAAGGTGGCCATCGCGAAAACCTCATCACGCGTCGTTACCACATGGGTGGTCGTGACGATTACAAAAAGTTCGTTACTTTCTTGTTTTGTCTTGTTATTGTAATGAATAATGGTTGTCTGattcttgagttttttttttcttttgtttgttgggTCAGATATTCAGGGTTGTGTAGGATGGTGCAGAAGCTGACGAATGTAATGAAACAGATGGACCCAACTGATCCTTTTCGGATTCAGATGACTGATTTGCTCCTAGAGAAACTGTGAGTGTGTTCAATTTGTAGAGCTCTGATACATTTGTGATATAACTGTTTGGTATGGTTTTATTAGCTTCGGTATAGTCTTTAGAACCGTTGGTTTGGAATCTTCTACTTACCAGTGTGTACACGGCTTCGTACAAGCAATAGCTCTTTGTTTCCTCTAGATTCTTAGGTCTTTTGAAcaggaaagttatcatttttttctgttaGCTGTTAGGAGGTCATCTTAGAGAGTGTTGGTGGTTAATCTGGTTAACTTATTGATGAATTTGGTTTCGTAATTTATTTGCTTCGGTATTGATTTTAGGACTGTTGGTTTTAGAGGTTTGAATGTCATCCTGGTTCTAATGATTTTCTGGTTAAGGATCTTGAACAACCGGTTATGTCCAGATTCTTACAAAatctgttgtttttttttttcattagctTCTCTGTAGAGCTGAGTTACTGTATATGTAACCACAGATATAGGTATCTGCTTTTATGTAGGGGAAAAAGACCATTCTACTGATTCTACTCTGCGATGAGAAAGACttgttttttgtaatttgaTAAGTGGTGCTTATGTTTCTTCCGTGTATTGTTGAAATGGCAGATACAACGTGGGAGTTATACCGACTAGGAAAAGCTTGGCTTTAACTGATCGCTTATCAGTTTCCTCCTTCTGCAGGTAATAGTTTACGGATAAGCggttcttttcttcttcacttGAGAGATTCCAGTGATCTCACTGAAAGTTTATTAATTGTTACAGGCGTAGGCTATCGACTGTACTGGTTCACCTGAAGTACGCAGAGCACTTGACAGAAGCTGTGACGTATATAGAGCAAGGACACATTCGTGTAGGACCAGACACGATTACTGATCCAGCTTTCTTAGTAACAAGGAACATGGAAGATTTCATCACTTGGGTTGATTCTTCCAAGATTAAACGCAAGGTGCTTCAGTACAATGACAAATTAGATGACTACGACATGCTTGCTTGATTTTGAGAGAGGAGATTAGAAAAAAACAGATTGATGTTTTGGATTTACTATTtagtgaacatatatatatatttacttgacATTTCTGTGAGTTGGAATCAAAAGGCAGAAATTTCATCTTAAtgcatttttgtaaatgtatcaTCTTATAGATGACCAAAACTGAGTGATAATCATAGCAAGTTTAAATTGATCTTGTAATATTCTATAGACTCCACAAGGCCCACTCACTTTCACACCAACTTTTCCCAACTTCATCACATtcctcaattttttttctttaatctttCTTCTAGCTGacgaattaaaaaaagataaaagtgAGGAAAATTCTCCAAGTTTACTTTCCTGGGAACTTGCAAAATAAAGCTACTGAGAGCTCTAACTTCTCCATCTCTATATGTCTCTCTTCTTTGTGAAAGGTACAGTCTTTGTCCTGATTCCTctggtttttctttttaaaaaattcatgtTAAAGCACTGGAACATTGCTTGCATTTCACTTTTTGTGTTTATTCCCTTAATGAAGCCTCGAGTTTTCTTTTTGGCCAAAACACACATAAACTTTGTTGCTGAGTTAGGTGAAAGTTTGGATGTCTTTTTCTGGGAACGTCTCTGCTTAAAAGTTACTTATTGTCAATCTTGTTGAATCACTCCTAACTTCTTGCTAACTAtcaattgattttaattttcttttcgtGTGGTTATGATGAGTTTTAGATAATAACTGATGAAGAGATGTTTAAAACTCCAAATAGTGACCAGAGCATTACACAGGTGacattttttgaaagaatgaaGCAGATTGTTGGTGCAATCCTTGGAGAGGTTTCCTATAAGTTTCAAACCGTTGCTTTGTGATTTAGGTAAGTCTTAGTGCTCTGGGAGAACCATATTGTTAACATTtcaagaaagaagagagaaaaatgggCTGTGTTTCTTCTTGCTTTCAAGTTGAAGACTATGAGGAGGATCACACTAATCCAAGTAGTTCTGTAAATAGAAACTGTCCATGCCCGAGATGTCTTGTTAATAACTTACTTAACCTGGTAATGTTCTCTTCACAACACTGTGTACTTTGAAACtgctagtttttttttgcaaatcaGAGCTTATCCAACTCCGGATtttgatctctttttttttttgcagtatATCTCTTTGTTTAGAAGAGGCGAAACCCCACGCTCTCTCCCATCCTCTTTACAAGCTACTACTGTATCCATAACTTCCTATGATAACTTTATGTCCTCTACTCCATGGCCTCTGCCTTATGATTCTGATCCAGGATACTTTCATTCACGGCGTGATTCTCTTGTCTCAAGACGTGATAAGGGTTCTAGTCATTCACATGAGGAAGCTGAGCCCTTGAGAAGTGATGCTGATGATGAGGATTCTGAGTCTTTCCTAGTGGAAAGAAGCAGATGGGCTAATAAGCTTACTATCTCCGGTGAAGAttccagagaagacttctctaAATCCACTAGGAGAATTCTTAAGTCAAAGACAATTATGGAAGCGGGTAGTAACCAAGGCGTGTACGATGATGATGAAGACGTTTGTCCAACGTGTCTTGAAGGTATTCATTTTCATCTTGAATCAATGCGTTTGAAGGAAGCTTTAGTATCCCATATTTTTTTTGCTGGCTTTTTGAAGAATACACATCAGAGAACCCGAAGATTGTTACAAAGTGTTGTCACCATTACCACCTCAGCTGCATTTATGAATGGATGGAGAGAAGCCAAGACTGTCCTGTTTGTGGAAAGGTAACAGTTTTCATGTTCTCTGAATATTTGCATTCTTTTCTCATTCATGTTGATGCAATTGTTTCCCTCCGTCGCATTCTCAGGTGATGGAGTTCAACGAATCACCGTGACTTATAATTATGGAGTTATGAAGAAACCCTCGCAACAACAGAAAACACACACAATAATCTGATGTTTTTCACAGTGTGCCTCTGGTGCAGTGTTGTGTCCAAGGCATTAAACTTTTTTACATTATCTTGTAACAGTGTGATGTTTATAAATTTGGCATAGAGGTTTACGTTGGCTCAAGGAGAGATCACCATTATATATGTATCTCAATGCACTGGTGCAGCACTTTGATTATAAGTTATCAGGTTTAATCAAGTTCCACATATTGCAACCCTTAATATAGCAAGGTTTCCCAAAATACACAAATGTACTGGAGATCCTCAGGACATTACATATCATGTCTACAAATCCAAAGTCTTGTGTCTACacttttttatatatcaaacaGGTCTTTTAATTTGTTGGCGAGATTGATCACATCATTAGAATGATCCACATGACTTTCAGAGCATCCAGTCTGGAATGTAACCGGGCTGTGCCTGAGCTTGTGTTGTTGCAGTTATCTGCTCTGAGCATACTGGATTGTCATAcctgtcatcatcatcatcatcatcaccaccaaaACGTCAACAATATACATTGATGATCCTCTTAACACAAAACAACTAATTAAAGAGCCTCAAACATAATCTCAAGTACACAAGCAGAGAGGTTTGCAGATGATATTTCAAGGCAAAGATTACAAAGGATCACTTACCCCATCTGAAGAGTTGGATTGCATTCAAGAGGCTGGAATAGTCCTTGAGACTGAGCTTGATGATGCGCATAGGAAACATTATGTTCATTTCCTTCccatcctcctcctccaccacccatatgatgacttcTCACACCAATCATATCATCCAGCTACACATTTGCCATTTTTCACCAAACCAAAAGACTCTAATCAGAAACAAGAAAGCTAGAGATTTTGCCAAAAATGTTGAGAACAACTTCAAATGCATTTTACCTTCATAGCCAAAGCTCTATTGGTTTCAAGCAACATTTGCTCTTTGGTTTGAAGGTCAGAGAGCTGGTCAAGCATGTACTGTGTCTGCAAcaatcatcatatatatagtaGTCATTACTACACAACAAACATTTTCACACACCAATCTTATTTGAATCATTCCAtgtctatgtatatatataacttcaGATAGGTTATGATATGACCTTGATGGAGCGAACTTGCTTGAGAGAGCCATCTAGTTGACGCTCAATCTGCTCTAACTCCTTTGAATTCAGAGGTCCTAAATCCTCTCCAAGAAGATTTCTGATACACATGTATACACACAAGAATGAATATTGGCACATGTGTATACATGCCTGTGTATGTATATAGAGGGAGAGAGACAGATGTACCTTTGTTGACGCTGAAGGCCCTCATATCTACCCTTGAGCTTCAGATACTCTCTGTAGCTGTTCTGAAATTCCAAGGGAAAAGAGGTTCTTAAAcgatctttcttgaaatgacaTGATGTAAATCTATAGAATCTAAACTAAGAGTAGTACCTCAAGTTCTTTGGCAGGTTTATTGTTGACTTCAATAGAACCATAACTGCATTTCTGGTACCGTTCCAGTGTCTTGATCATGCTGAACAAAAACCACAAATTAAAGAGGATAAGAATTGTAATCATCAAGAAGATTATACTTGACATAGGACACAAACCTAACTCATCATAAACTAGACATGTAAGTTTGCTCTAGATATACTTGTGCACCTCAAGTATTTAATAAAGTTACTTCctataaaaatttgaatgacTATTCTCAAATTTTCATTAGTCACTCATGAGAAACACTTAagattttattgttttgaatgctatatatatatatatatatataagcttggatttgtattaatatgaagCAAAAATAGTATTTGCAAGCATTATATATAAACTCTACATTCGTTTGAACAACTCTCaaatgtaaataatataaatttagtaTTTTCCTTGATGTAATCAAACGATCTTAACATGTAAACAAAGAATAGACAGAGAATCAAAACCTTCATAGATACACACACGTTTTAAGTATTAGCCACCATAAATTACTAACTAACAGGTGGTTAATGCATGGAACCATATATTATCATTCTACGTTGGATCCTTATTTCCATAGAAACCTGTGTATCCAACTTTA encodes:
- the LOC106443125 gene encoding U3 small nucleolar ribonucleoprotein protein IMP3, encoding MRKLKFHETKLIRKTNFLEWKREGGHRENLITRRYHMGGRDDYKKYSGLCRMVQKLTNVMKQMDPTDPFRIQMTDLLLEKLYNVGVIPTRKSLALTDRLSVSSFCRRRLSTVLVHLKYAEHLTEAVTYIEQGHIRVGPDTITDPAFLVTRNMEDFITWVDSSKIKRKVLQYNDKLDDYDMLA
- the LOC106432115 gene encoding E3 ubiquitin-protein ligase At3g02290-like isoform X1, translated to MGCVSSCFQVEDYEEDHTNPSSSVNRNCPCPRCLVNNLLNLYISLFRRGETPRSLPSSLQATTVSITSYDNFMSSTPWPLPYDSDPGYFHSRRDSLVSRRDKGSSHSHEEAEPLRSDADDEDSESFLVERSRWANKLTISGEDSREDFSKSTRRILKSKTIMEAGSNQGVYDDDEDVCPTCLEEYTSENPKIVTKCCHHYHLSCIYEWMERSQDCPVCGKVTVFMFSEYLHSFLIHVDAIVSLRRILR
- the LOC106432115 gene encoding E3 ubiquitin-protein ligase At3g02290-like isoform X2 translates to MGCVSSCFQVEDYEEDHTNPSSSVNRNCPCPRCLVNNLLNLYISLFRRGETPRSLPSSLQATTVSITSYDNFMSSTPWPLPYDSDPGYFHSRRDSLVSRRDKGSSHSHEEAEPLRSDADDEDSESFLVERSRWANKLTISGEDSREDFSKSTRRILKSKTIMEAGSNQGVYDDDEDVCPTCLEEYTSENPKIVTKCCHHYHLSCIYEWMERSQDCPVCGKVMEFNESP
- the LOC106432139 gene encoding developmental protein SEPALLATA 1-like translates to MGRGRVELKRIENKINRQVTFAKRRNGLLKKAYELSVLCDAEVALIIFSNRGKLYEFCSSSNMIKTLERYQKCSYGSIEVNNKPAKELENSYREYLKLKGRYEGLQRQQRNLLGEDLGPLNSKELEQIERQLDGSLKQVRSIKTQYMLDQLSDLQTKEQMLLETNRALAMKLDDMIGVRSHHMGGGGGGWEGNEHNVSYAHHQAQSQGLFQPLECNPTLQMGYDNPVCSEQITATTQAQAQPGYIPDWML